GAGTTTATCCACTCAAGCTCAAACAGCTAGTAGCGATCGCTTACAGTTAAACCAACCCGCACAACCTCCAGATCGTGTCGTCCCGATGCCAGGAACGTCTGTGACTTCAGCTACGACTCTTACTACTGAGCCTGCTACAATTCCAGAGTTAGAAACGACAAAAATCGATAATGCCCAGATCGCACAAGTTGATAGCGCCGATGTGGGACGCGCAGTTATTGGTGGTTCTAGCTATGTTGGCATTGCCGCTAATATAGGTTTGGATGGGGACACGGATTTAGGCGACTCTAACTTTGCCGTAATTAGCAAAATTGGGCTACCTGGTAACTTTTCAGTGCGTCCATCTGCCGTCTTTGGGGGAGATACGGTTTTTCTGATTCCCCTAACTTACGATATTTCTTTGCCAGGAGTCGATGTCATAGATGCTGCGCTACCCATATCACCTTACATAGGTGGGGGAGTTGCGATCGCCTCTGGCGATGACAGTCAAACCGACTTCTTGCTTACTGGTGGGGTAGATTTTCCCCTGACTAATCAATTCACTGCTACGGCTGGGGTAAACGTTGCCTTTTTTGACGAGACTTCTATTGGTTTACTACTAGGAGTCGGCTATAACTTCCCTGGCTTCTAAAAAGAGTAGAGACGTTACATGTAACGTCTCTACATCGGTCATCGTTAATCGATCGCTGAATTATTTCGGACTAACTTTACCAATCGTACCTAGAGTACCGTCGTCTTTGACCGTCCAAACGTCATAGACTCCGACGACATCACCGTTAGCATCGACATCGACGTTACCGCTAGCGCCTTGATAATTGATATCTTGACCTTTGCGTAGTAACTCTAAACCTTTGCAAACGTCAGTGACTGCCGTACCTGGGGCATTGGCTACTTCCCGTAGTTTACCCGCGATCGCTTCTCCAGAGTTTGCCTTGGCTGCTTGCGCGGCGAGGACGAGGAGTGCTGTCGCATCCCAAGCTTGAGGAACGTATTCCCCAACTGCCTGATTTTTCTTTTGTTTCCACAGTTGGGTTAACGCTGTCAGTGCTTTGCCATCTGCACCTGGCACAGTCCCAATTGCTCCAGTGACGATATATTTACCGTCATCTTTCTTGCCGACTTTTCCAGGGAAGGTAGCGGACTTCACCCCATCGGTGAGCATCACCTGTACTCCCTGCATTAATCCTTGCTCGTATGCAGATTTCAGTAAGATGCTGCCTGTTTCTTCATACATTACGGCAATGACTGCCTGGGGTTTGCCAGCAAAAGCAGCTGCGGCTTCAGTTTCAAAGGTTGTTGCTTTAGGATCGTAGCGAGTTGGTCTACTTTCGTTAACTATAGTTCCACCCAGTTTTTTAAAAGTTTGAACAAAAGCTTTTTCAAAACCTACGCCGTAGTCATTATTGATTACTACAGTCGAGACTTTGTTAAAACCACGTTTTTTTGCCAATTGAGCTAAAGCTTCCGCTTGGTAGGTATCGGGGGGAGCTGTCCGCGCCCAAAAGCCTTTAAATTCTCCTTTTTTAGCTCTTTCGGTAAAGACAGGGCTAGTACTACCAGGCGAGATCAGCACCACCTTATTACGCACGGCAATTGGCACAGCCGCGCTAGAAACGCTACTAGCAAAAGAACCGACTACACCCGCTACCCGATCGACGTTTGCTAGTTTCGTCATGGCTGCCGCACCCTTACGCGGATCGGTTTCGTCATCTTCTGCCACTAGGGTTACAGGTGCGCCATTCACACCA
This genomic stretch from Scytonema millei VB511283 harbors:
- a CDS encoding ABC transporter substrate-binding protein is translated as MKRLSGTLALATATLSLGFLAAACQQTTTTSSTPQTTTADSAPATAPVATNVQASTQALKLGSLLPATGDLGPIGQQMSGAVPLVVEKVNACGGVNGAPVTLVAEDDETDPRKGAAAMTKLANVDRVAGVVGSFASSVSSAAVPIAVRNKVVLISPGSTSPVFTERAKKGEFKGFWARTAPPDTYQAEALAQLAKKRGFNKVSTVVINNDYGVGFEKAFVQTFKKLGGTIVNESRPTRYDPKATTFETEAAAAFAGKPQAVIAVMYEETGSILLKSAYEQGLMQGVQVMLTDGVKSATFPGKVGKKDDGKYIVTGAIGTVPGADGKALTALTQLWKQKKNQAVGEYVPQAWDATALLVLAAQAAKANSGEAIAGKLREVANAPGTAVTDVCKGLELLRKGQDINYQGASGNVDVDANGDVVGVYDVWTVKDDGTLGTIGKVSPK